The genome window CTTGTTTGAGGTATATCACCCGCCCCCTCTGTTACCTTGTGCAGCCAAAAAACAgtgcaaagaaaacaaacccacccccccaaccccgTGCTTTCACCCCCGTGATGAGATGAGCCTGTTCAAGAGGGAAGGACAGCAGCGAGGAGCCTCCGGaaccccccagcccctcctcggGGGTCACTTCGGGGGCTCTGGTCCATTAAATGTCCTGGCCCCGGAGCATCCCCTGCCCCGAGGCTGCCAAATCAATCCGTGGGATGTGGATCAGCAGCACCGGCAGCCCcggggaaggaagggagagagggaggaagggagggaggctcagccccctccccaaaacgcAGCGGCCCGGAGCAGCCCTGCATGGGGGAAGCCCTGCGGGCTCAGCTCAGCTTCACCCCGACGGCCACAGCGCGCCGGTAGAGCTCGGTGCCACTGTCACAGCCCGCCAGCGACGCGCTGCTCTCCGCCAAGGGGCTGCGGCAGTGGGTGACAGTCCAGCGGCGCAGCCGCCGCCcttcctcccgctcctcctcctcctccagccgcAGGAGGCTCTCGGCCGACACGCAGCCCCGCATGGCCCCGCTGccgggggggcggcgggcgggcagctccagctggtcgAAGGACTCTGTGGACAGGATGCTGTCCTCGCTGACGGCGCTGGCCGGCCGGGCGCGGGGgccctggggcagggacacctcgcTGAAACCCCCGAAACCCCTCTCGGGCTCGGCGCTGCCCGAGGAGAATCTGCCGTTGTGTTTGAGGATTCCTTTCCTGCGCGCCGGCAGCCCCTGCGGGGGCGGGGAGGGCGGCTCGGCAAACACGGTCCCGTCCAGGTCCAAGCTCCCCGCGTCCAGCACGTCCCCGGACTCGCAGCACTCCAGGGACGAGTAATACCCCGACTCCCGGGCCGAGGGCTTCTTCAGGATTCCCTTCTTGGGCACGGCCGCGGGCGCTGCTGTCGCTGCCCCGGGGGGCAGGACCCGGGACAGCCCCGCGGGGGgaccctccccaccctccccgggcggggggccggggctgggcacCTTCTGCTCGCAGGAGTTCCTCTTCTTCAGGATGCCCTTGGGCCGCTTGAGGACGGACTTGGAGGGGTTCTCGGGGCCCGCGGGCACCTCCTGCAGCGCGTGCGAGACGTCGTTCTCCTTCTTGGACTTCTTGAGGGAGCGCTGCCGCTCCAGGGCCACGCCGGGGATGTGCTGTTTCAGGAAGCAGCGCACCTTGGAGCCGTTCTCCAGCAGGGGCCGGGACGAGCGGCGCAGCCACTCGGCCACCGTGGCCAGCGGGGATTCGCTCTCccgcagcagctcctgctcgcCCAGAGGCGTTTTGTAGCCCCAGTTGACCCACCAGTGCGTGGCGATGTCCTCGATGGTGGCCCGGCGCTCGGGGTTCACCATCAGCATCCAGCGGATCAGCCCGCAGGCATCTGGGGAAGGGACAGGTCAGGCAcgggaggggacatggggaagGGGGGCACACAGGGGGACGGGGGTGTCCCTACCTGAGAGCTTCGTGGGCTCCCGGTAGTCCCCGCTGGTGATCTGCTTGACCAGAGTCTTGTAGTCGTGGCCATCGAAGGGCATCGTGCCGTGGACCAGGATGTAGAGGAGGACACCCAGGGACCAGCTGTCCACCTGTGAAAGGGACAGAGgagcctgcaggggacagcaggaccaGGCTGTCCTGGTCCCCACCCCACCAGAATCTCATCAGGACTCCCAGGATGGCAGCAGCCACAGGGAAGAGACGGAGTGTGAGGCAggaccccagcacagccagcacccCTGCAGTGCCCGGGCTCAGGGGTCCTGCTAGCCCAAAATACACTGGGAAAAGCCCAGAGCCATTCCCACACCCCACAGCGAGGCACAACCCACCTCGGGACCCTTGTAGGGCCGCCCGTTGATGATCTCGGGGGACGCGTACAGGGGGCTGCCACAGTAGGTCTGCAGGAGCTTGTCCTGCTGGAAAACGTTGGACAGCCCGAAATCTGCGATCTGGGGGGACAAACACAGCTGTCATCCAGCAGCAAAGCCCCCTTTCCCAAAACACCCTTTCCCAAGTTCCCCTTTCCCAAAGCCCCCTTTCCAAAGTCTCCCAAGGCTGAAAGTTCCCCTGGAGCTTTCCAGGGATGCACTTGGTCCAAACCCAGGCTGCCCTTGGTTATGAATCCCCTCTGCCTGGTTCTGCACCCCTGAGATCGCTCCTCTTGCTCTCTCCCTCCCAAAAGCTTCatcccagcagctgccctgcgGCCCTGGCAGCGGGAGCAGGGTGGGAAGGTG of Anomalospiza imberbis isolate Cuckoo-Finch-1a 21T00152 chromosome 26, ASM3175350v1, whole genome shotgun sequence contains these proteins:
- the NUAK2 gene encoding NUAK family SNF1-like kinase 2, with the protein product MEMERAAGPGTGTGSALAASLAEGLIKSPRPLMKKQAVKRHHHKHNLKHRYEFLETLGKGTYGKVKKARERSGKLVAIKSIRKDKIKDEQDLVHIRREIEIMSSLNHPHIIAVHEVFENSAKIVIVMEYASKGDLYDYISERQRLSEQEARHFFRQVVSAVYYCHKNGIVHRDLKLENILLDANGNIKIADFGLSNVFQQDKLLQTYCGSPLYASPEIINGRPYKGPEVDSWSLGVLLYILVHGTMPFDGHDYKTLVKQITSGDYREPTKLSDACGLIRWMLMVNPERRATIEDIATHWWVNWGYKTPLGEQELLRESESPLATVAEWLRRSSRPLLENGSKVRCFLKQHIPGVALERQRSLKKSKKENDVSHALQEVPAGPENPSKSVLKRPKGILKKRNSCEQKVPSPGPPPGEGGEGPPAGLSRVLPPGAATAAPAAVPKKGILKKPSARESGYYSSLECCESGDVLDAGSLDLDGTVFAEPPSPPPQGLPARRKGILKHNGRFSSGSAEPERGFGGFSEVSLPQGPRARPASAVSEDSILSTESFDQLELPARRPPGSGAMRGCVSAESLLRLEEEEEREEGRRLRRWTVTHCRSPLAESSASLAGCDSGTELYRRAVAVGVKLS